One region of Priestia megaterium genomic DNA includes:
- a CDS encoding HPr family phosphocarrier protein, whose protein sequence is MLIKRITVQLSGGLLARHTALFVREACSFQSDIFLAKDGKCVSGKSIMKVMALAVKKGDEITLLTNGVDEQAAARTLEEFLLTKHR, encoded by the coding sequence ATGCTAATTAAAAGAATAACGGTGCAACTTTCCGGTGGACTTCTAGCTAGACATACAGCTTTGTTTGTACGCGAAGCGTGTTCGTTTCAAAGTGATATTTTTCTTGCGAAAGATGGAAAATGTGTAAGTGGAAAAAGCATCATGAAGGTAATGGCTTTGGCTGTTAAGAAAGGAGATGAAATCACACTGCTGACAAATGGAGTTGATGAACAAGCTGCCGCTCGCACCCTTGAAGAATTTCTTTTAACTAAACATAGATAG
- a CDS encoding MerR family transcriptional regulator, with translation MEYHIKEAAAKVGLPTHTLRYYEQQGLLPFIKRDENGNRIFSESDIEWLEFIICLRKTDISLLELRKIVELTQEGDDTIGLRKQIFEKHREKMMEKQRELDAAFRKVETKIDYYDKLEQKYREELSSKA, from the coding sequence ATGGAATATCATATTAAAGAGGCCGCTGCAAAGGTAGGGCTGCCTACGCATACGCTTCGATACTACGAGCAGCAAGGGCTTTTGCCTTTTATAAAAAGAGACGAAAACGGAAATCGTATTTTTAGCGAGTCGGATATCGAGTGGCTGGAATTTATTATTTGCTTACGAAAAACAGACATCTCTCTTTTAGAGTTACGTAAAATTGTTGAATTAACACAAGAAGGTGATGATACAATCGGTTTGCGCAAGCAGATATTTGAAAAGCATAGAGAGAAAATGATGGAAAAACAAAGAGAGCTGGACGCAGCTTTTAGAAAAGTGGAAACAAAAATTGACTACTATGATAAATTAGAGCAAAAGTACCGGGAAGAGCTTTCATCTAAAGCCTAA
- a CDS encoding DUF302 domain-containing protein — MFDYTVKTSKSLEEAISSLEENLKSEGFGVLWNFDLTAKLQEKGQDFHTPFTVLEVCNPKEAQRVLSQNLLVGYFLPCKMVVYQDESETKIGMPRPTAMINMLHNGELQTLAEDIETRLIRCIDQSV, encoded by the coding sequence ATGTTTGATTACACGGTAAAAACCTCGAAAAGCCTAGAAGAAGCGATTAGTTCTCTAGAAGAAAACTTAAAAAGCGAAGGGTTCGGTGTTTTGTGGAATTTCGATTTAACTGCAAAGCTACAGGAAAAAGGGCAGGACTTTCATACACCGTTTACAGTATTAGAAGTGTGTAATCCGAAAGAAGCTCAGCGTGTTCTTTCGCAAAATCTTTTAGTAGGATATTTTCTCCCTTGTAAAATGGTTGTATATCAAGATGAAAGTGAAACAAAGATTGGCATGCCTAGGCCTACGGCTATGATTAATATGCTTCATAATGGAGAGCTCCAAACACTAGCAGAAGACATCGAAACAAGATTAATACGCTGCATTGATCAATCTGTATAA
- a CDS encoding LysR family transcriptional regulator — MESQDLRIFKCVAETKSLSKAAEVLGYVQPHISQRIKKLEEELDTKLLTRTNRGVTLTDEGEALFNYAQRILLLMEEAKAEVNPNKFRTSLIIGASQTVSASKVPALFSSFLKEHRDIEVKIKTDRKQVLQEMLSYGEIDGLFLSGTYNGAQFERVYHYAEKVVLISPTSEDIEEKTPPMLLINSDVNCIYRNRLVAFSKEHHTHKANMMEFDSLEAILQGVRDGLGMSVVPASVVNSRGDMKRIEYEELAEDVQIDFIVKKGKQRSQSLKKFIRFLESL, encoded by the coding sequence TTGGAAAGCCAAGACTTACGAATTTTTAAATGTGTGGCAGAAACAAAATCACTATCAAAAGCCGCCGAGGTATTAGGATATGTTCAACCGCATATCAGTCAGCGCATAAAAAAATTAGAGGAAGAGTTAGATACTAAATTACTGACACGCACAAATAGAGGAGTCACGTTAACGGATGAAGGGGAAGCTTTGTTTAACTATGCACAGCGTATTTTACTGTTAATGGAGGAAGCTAAAGCAGAAGTTAATCCGAATAAGTTTAGAACATCTTTAATCATTGGTGCGTCGCAGACGGTTTCTGCTAGTAAAGTTCCAGCTTTATTTTCGTCTTTTTTGAAAGAACATCGGGATATTGAAGTTAAAATCAAAACAGATAGAAAACAAGTCTTGCAAGAAATGCTTTCGTACGGGGAAATTGATGGACTTTTTCTTAGCGGTACCTATAACGGGGCTCAGTTTGAAAGAGTTTATCACTACGCAGAAAAGGTGGTACTCATCTCACCTACGTCTGAAGATATAGAAGAAAAAACCCCACCAATGCTGCTCATCAATAGTGATGTAAACTGCATCTATAGAAACAGACTAGTAGCGTTTTCAAAAGAACATCATACACATAAAGCCAACATGATGGAATTTGATTCATTAGAAGCGATTTTACAAGGTGTCCGCGATGGACTGGGGATGAGTGTAGTCCCGGCTAGCGTAGTAAATTCTCGTGGTGATATGAAAAGAATTGAATACGAAGAGCTTGCAGAAGACGTTCAAATTGATTTTATAGTAAAGAAAGGGAAGCAGCGCTCGCAAAGTCTTAAAAAGTTTATTCGTTTTTTAGAAAGCCTATAG
- a CDS encoding four-helix bundle copper-binding protein: MSNENYQTVIQTLHDCMSACNQCFDACLKEENVGMMVDCIRFDRECADMCGYLEQALERGTPFVAELAGVCAEICEKCGNECKKHDHDHCQKCAEACLKCADECRKLAA; the protein is encoded by the coding sequence ATGTCTAACGAAAATTATCAAACTGTTATTCAAACGCTGCATGACTGTATGAGTGCCTGCAACCAATGTTTTGATGCTTGCCTAAAGGAAGAAAATGTAGGGATGATGGTGGACTGTATCCGTTTTGACCGAGAATGTGCAGATATGTGCGGATATTTGGAACAAGCTTTAGAAAGAGGAACGCCTTTCGTTGCTGAACTAGCGGGAGTTTGCGCTGAAATTTGCGAAAAATGCGGTAACGAGTGTAAGAAACACGATCATGACCACTGTCAAAAATGTGCAGAGGCTTGCTTGAAATGCGCGGATGAATGTAGAAAATTAGCTGCATAA
- a CDS encoding helix-turn-helix domain-containing protein — protein MDKDTIKLIRKSYNLNQRNFAERVNCSFSLIALVEVGKRRITEDLENKVKEAFGLNEEKIKKLTSSF, from the coding sequence ATGGATAAAGACACCATCAAATTGATTCGGAAAAGCTACAATTTGAATCAGCGGAATTTCGCTGAAAGAGTAAACTGCAGCTTTTCACTCATTGCATTAGTGGAAGTTGGGAAGAGGAGGATTACAGAGGACTTAGAAAATAAAGTGAAAGAAGCGTTTGGATTAAATGAGGAAAAAATAAAGAAGCTGACTTCATCGTTTTAA
- a CDS encoding DUF4396 domain-containing protein: MSWLEILSYIAITIGIIQFLVITIDVIRHPQMMFVMNIVWPITGLYFPVAGIWFYFKLGRKDRKKHDHAHDSSEHMHHSHEDHHEHHHSKKPFWQSVFVSTTHCSSGCSVGDLIGAPIVFLTGWTIAGSVLFADYVVEFILAYIAGIAFQYYGMSMKDNGSKDELKNAVKADTWSLIAFEIGMFGWMALSHYVFFAQAPKPDSVVFWFMMQIAMIIGFCTSYPANWVLVKKGVKHAM, translated from the coding sequence ATGAGCTGGCTAGAAATACTTTCTTATATAGCTATTACAATCGGAATTATTCAATTTTTAGTTATTACAATCGACGTGATCAGGCATCCGCAGATGATGTTTGTGATGAATATTGTGTGGCCTATTACGGGCCTATATTTTCCTGTGGCCGGGATATGGTTTTACTTTAAATTAGGCCGTAAAGATCGAAAGAAACACGATCACGCTCATGATTCCTCTGAACATATGCATCATAGCCATGAAGATCATCATGAACACCATCATAGTAAGAAGCCTTTTTGGCAAAGTGTTTTTGTATCTACGACCCACTGCAGCAGCGGGTGCTCGGTCGGAGATTTAATTGGCGCACCAATCGTATTTTTAACGGGATGGACGATTGCCGGAAGCGTACTTTTTGCAGATTACGTAGTGGAATTTATTCTTGCTTATATAGCGGGAATTGCTTTTCAATACTATGGTATGAGTATGAAAGATAACGGCTCAAAAGATGAGCTGAAAAATGCAGTAAAAGCAGATACGTGGTCGCTTATTGCGTTTGAAATAGGGATGTTCGGCTGGATGGCTTTATCACATTATGTCTTTTTTGCACAGGCACCCAAACCAGACAGCGTGGTCTTTTGGTTTATGATGCAAATCGCCATGATCATTGGCTTTTGTACAAGCTATCCAGCGAACTGGGTACTTGTTAAAAAAGGGGTAAAGCATGCGATGTAG
- a CDS encoding cupin domain-containing protein yields the protein MHYAPYYHQWQTPVYYGWQPYSYYVPNHYHTSEQFQQRNGKLKDYGPRPFVININEASKQNNTYRTALWTGTHLQVTLMSLKPGEDIGLEIHPNVDQFLRIEQGQGVVQMGKSKNNLTFKRKVYDDDAIFIPAGTWHDLTNTGTTPLKLYSIYAPPNHPFGTVHVTKANALAEEH from the coding sequence ATGCACTATGCACCTTATTATCATCAGTGGCAGACCCCAGTGTACTATGGCTGGCAGCCATATAGTTATTATGTGCCGAATCACTATCACACCAGCGAACAGTTTCAACAAAGAAACGGTAAATTAAAGGACTACGGACCAAGGCCATTTGTTATTAACATTAATGAAGCGTCAAAGCAAAACAATACGTACCGCACTGCTTTATGGACGGGAACACATTTACAAGTGACGCTAATGAGTCTCAAGCCCGGTGAAGATATCGGCTTAGAAATCCACCCTAACGTTGATCAATTCCTGCGCATTGAACAAGGGCAAGGCGTTGTTCAAATGGGCAAAAGTAAAAACAACCTAACCTTTAAACGAAAAGTCTACGATGATGATGCGATATTTATCCCTGCCGGAACGTGGCATGATCTCACTAATACGGGTACCACTCCGCTAAAGCTTTACTCCATCTACGCTCCTCCAAACCATCCGTTTGGCACAGTTCATGTGACAAAAGCAAATGCCTTAGCTGAAGAACATTAA
- a CDS encoding nucleotidyltransferase domain-containing protein: protein MKELKKLEPLQAATQFISKHYPNCQGALLAGSVVRGEATHTSDLDLVIFDDSFTSSFRESLIEFGWAIEVFAHNPTSYQVFFKSDCKRARPSLPRMISEGIILVDKGVIQSIKKEAKQLLEKGPEKWSEETIELKRYFVSDALDDLIGSSNTGEALFIANTLAYITHEFVLRTNGHWIGDSKWIVRSLNHYNERFSKEFVEAFDIFYKTGNKDKVIQLVDKVLEPYGGRLFEGFSLGKERANQ, encoded by the coding sequence ATGAAAGAGCTAAAAAAGTTAGAACCGCTGCAAGCAGCTACACAATTTATTTCTAAGCATTATCCTAATTGTCAGGGGGCATTACTTGCCGGAAGCGTAGTCAGAGGCGAAGCTACACATACGTCCGACCTTGATCTTGTTATTTTTGACGATAGCTTTACCTCTTCTTTTAGGGAGTCACTCATTGAATTTGGATGGGCCATTGAAGTTTTTGCTCATAATCCGACTTCATACCAAGTCTTTTTTAAAAGCGACTGTAAGAGGGCTAGACCTTCATTGCCAAGAATGATTTCCGAGGGAATTATTTTAGTGGATAAAGGAGTAATCCAGTCTATAAAAAAAGAAGCGAAACAATTACTAGAAAAAGGACCGGAAAAATGGTCGGAAGAGACGATTGAACTAAAAAGATATTTTGTAAGCGATGCGTTGGATGATTTAATCGGTTCTTCAAATACAGGTGAAGCACTTTTTATTGCCAACACGCTCGCTTATATAACGCATGAATTTGTGTTAAGAACAAACGGTCATTGGATCGGGGATTCTAAATGGATTGTCCGGTCTTTGAATCACTATAATGAACGCTTTAGTAAAGAGTTTGTAGAGGCATTTGATATCTTTTATAAAACAGGGAATAAAGATAAAGTGATTCAACTGGTTGATAAAGTGTTAGAACCATATGGAGGCCGGCTGTTTGAAGGATTTTCACTGGGGAAAGAGAGAGCCAATCAGTAG
- a CDS encoding recombinase family protein, translating into MIIGYTRPYSEDENLDKQLQALQPFNCDKIYHEKTNSIKKRVEFDEMVASLQPGDTVVVYKFYCIADSTRHLIELIEYFSDNHVHFVSILDDVDTSTEQGKTFFSTIKRIGEFQHDVISERTKAGLQEAKSKGKSGGRPKKPDYNVHRALDMYWSKNYTIAQITEATGISKTTLYRYLDN; encoded by the coding sequence GTGATTATTGGTTATACCCGTCCATATAGCGAAGATGAAAACTTGGACAAACAGTTACAGGCGTTGCAGCCTTTTAATTGCGATAAAATTTATCATGAAAAAACAAATTCCATAAAAAAAAGAGTAGAATTCGATGAGATGGTAGCTTCACTTCAGCCAGGCGATACAGTCGTTGTGTATAAATTTTACTGCATTGCAGACTCTACTCGGCACCTTATTGAATTAATTGAATATTTTTCAGATAATCATGTTCACTTTGTATCGATTTTGGATGACGTTGATACATCCACCGAACAAGGAAAAACCTTTTTCAGTACCATTAAACGTATTGGTGAATTTCAACATGACGTGATCAGTGAACGCACAAAAGCCGGTCTTCAAGAAGCAAAATCAAAAGGAAAAAGCGGCGGCCGGCCAAAAAAACCTGACTATAACGTCCACCGAGCGCTTGATATGTACTGGAGTAAAAACTATACGATTGCTCAAATTACAGAAGCTACAGGTATAAGCAAGACGACTTTGTACCGTTACTTAGATAACTAA
- a CDS encoding ParM/StbA family protein: MDIKCQNVDFGNSIFQTLVDGYYYEIPTNVVEITKDQAEGHFPSSVNEPELLLQNLLISTTIEGVEKYYLVGDAAEKHVLGNIHINKLHNKTESDIPYVMFLASVAYYNILKGKDKEDNHVTINYFSTMLPIWLLKKTNKFSEMQQKMAERFQGEHTVTVLTPGLEKTVTVNIETSKCRIESEVARWAIKKDFELQDREEANAFKHFETLIVDLGGGTVDLALLPAGLQAPKSRNSLKCLTDISYLKHIEKLRNEKLLEYFDDVRSLEEFIIANIHKAKMEQRDGNSGKKVDLTEPIHASLREYTQILLTKVENLFPSPKDKVYKYIYIGGLAPILQQFIAEQIDNMYGEEIREENHLFLPETRKLNLYGLEILSRHETNAAVHA, from the coding sequence ATGGATATCAAATGTCAAAACGTTGATTTTGGTAACTCAATTTTTCAAACGCTAGTGGATGGTTATTACTATGAAATTCCTACAAACGTAGTAGAAATCACAAAAGATCAGGCAGAGGGTCATTTTCCTTCAAGTGTAAATGAACCGGAATTACTGCTTCAAAATTTACTGATTTCTACCACAATTGAAGGAGTAGAAAAGTATTATTTAGTAGGAGACGCCGCAGAGAAACACGTGCTAGGCAATATCCATATTAATAAGTTACATAATAAAACTGAATCTGATATTCCTTATGTGATGTTTTTAGCTTCAGTTGCTTATTACAACATACTTAAAGGAAAAGACAAAGAGGATAATCATGTGACGATTAATTATTTCTCGACTATGCTTCCGATTTGGCTGCTTAAGAAAACAAATAAATTCAGTGAAATGCAGCAGAAGATGGCCGAACGTTTTCAAGGAGAGCATACGGTTACGGTATTGACTCCTGGGTTAGAAAAAACGGTCACTGTGAACATTGAAACGAGCAAATGCCGTATTGAAAGCGAAGTGGCTCGCTGGGCGATCAAAAAAGATTTTGAATTACAAGATAGAGAAGAAGCAAATGCATTCAAACATTTTGAAACATTGATTGTAGATTTGGGCGGAGGTACGGTTGACCTGGCACTGCTTCCTGCAGGACTTCAAGCTCCTAAAAGCAGAAATTCGTTGAAGTGTCTTACGGATATTTCATATTTGAAGCATATTGAAAAGCTAAGAAATGAAAAGCTGCTTGAGTATTTTGATGATGTTCGTTCATTAGAAGAATTTATTATTGCCAATATCCATAAAGCAAAAATGGAGCAAAGAGACGGCAACAGCGGGAAAAAAGTAGATCTCACGGAGCCTATTCACGCTTCGCTTAGAGAATACACGCAAATTTTATTAACGAAAGTTGAAAATCTATTTCCATCGCCAAAAGATAAAGTCTATAAATATATTTATATTGGAGGACTAGCTCCTATCCTTCAACAGTTTATTGCAGAGCAGATTGATAACATGTACGGGGAAGAAATCAGAGAAGAAAATCATCTTTTCTTGCCGGAGACACGCAAATTAAACTTATACGGTCTTGAAATTTTAAGTAGACATGAAACAAACGCAGCGGTTCATGCTTAA
- a CDS encoding NAD(P)-dependent alcohol dehydrogenase, which produces MCNNHQHTTTSRVLSAPHAKAKFENTTIERRELRADDVLIDIKFSGICHSDIHSAFDEWGGGMFPMVPGHEIAGVVEAVGENVTKYKVGDRVGVGCFVDSCGECEYCVNGDEQYCTKGVVQTYNSLDYDGNRTYGGYSQKIVVREGFVVRIPDNLSMDAASPLLCAGITTFSPLKHWNAGPGKKVAIVGMGGLGHVAIQFAHAMGAEVTVLSRSNNKKEEALSFGADHYFATSDEATFTELAGRFDLILNTVSANLNVDQYLSLLRVDGTLVNVGAPANPDQYSVFSLIMGRRSIAGSLVGGIRETQEMLDFAAEHGVAPMIEVIDANQVDEAYERVLRSDVRYRFVIDISTL; this is translated from the coding sequence ATGTGTAATAATCATCAACATACAACAACATCACGTGTTTTAAGTGCACCGCACGCAAAAGCAAAATTTGAAAATACGACAATTGAACGCAGAGAACTGCGAGCAGACGACGTTTTAATTGATATTAAGTTTAGCGGTATCTGTCACTCTGATATCCATAGTGCATTTGATGAGTGGGGCGGCGGGATGTTCCCGATGGTTCCTGGTCACGAAATCGCAGGAGTGGTTGAAGCGGTTGGCGAAAACGTAACAAAATACAAGGTTGGCGATCGCGTAGGCGTTGGATGTTTCGTTGACTCTTGCGGAGAGTGCGAGTACTGTGTGAACGGTGACGAGCAATACTGTACAAAAGGCGTTGTTCAAACGTACAATTCATTGGATTACGACGGAAACCGTACATACGGCGGCTACAGCCAAAAAATCGTCGTAAGAGAAGGATTCGTTGTTCGTATTCCTGATAACTTAAGTATGGATGCAGCAAGTCCGCTTCTATGCGCAGGGATTACAACATTTTCTCCATTAAAGCACTGGAATGCTGGCCCTGGCAAAAAAGTGGCGATCGTGGGAATGGGCGGCCTTGGACATGTAGCGATTCAATTTGCACATGCAATGGGTGCTGAAGTGACGGTATTGAGCCGTTCTAACAATAAAAAAGAAGAAGCACTAAGCTTTGGTGCAGATCATTATTTTGCAACAAGTGATGAAGCGACATTTACTGAATTAGCTGGTCGTTTTGATCTTATCTTAAACACGGTATCTGCTAACTTAAACGTGGATCAATATTTATCTTTACTTCGCGTAGATGGAACGCTTGTTAACGTGGGCGCACCTGCTAACCCAGATCAATACAGCGTATTCTCCCTTATCATGGGACGTCGCAGCATTGCGGGTTCACTTGTAGGCGGCATTCGTGAAACACAAGAAATGCTTGATTTTGCGGCTGAACACGGCGTTGCTCCTATGATCGAAGTTATCGATGCAAATCAAGTAGACGAAGCGTATGAGCGCGTTCTTCGCAGCGACGTTCGCTATCGATTTGTTATTGACATTTCTACACTGTAA
- a CDS encoding aspartyl-phosphate phosphatase Spo0E family protein, with protein MKWYKGVVMQVLMTEIETAREHMVMLGLTEGLTSRNTVRISQTLDYLLNELSKVMAAD; from the coding sequence GTGAAGTGGTATAAAGGAGTTGTCATGCAAGTCTTAATGACAGAAATCGAAACAGCAAGAGAGCACATGGTTATGTTGGGACTTACAGAAGGTCTTACAAGTCGTAATACAGTTCGAATCAGTCAAACCCTGGATTATTTATTAAATGAACTAAGTAAAGTGATGGCCGCAGATTAA
- a CDS encoding DUF421 domain-containing protein — translation MNFIWQSVILILSGILLLRIAGRKSIAQMTLAQTVVMISLGTIIVQPIVEKSMLKAIGGAAIFVLAILVLEYLQLKFNGFEKFLTGKSKIVINNGQLDTKQLKKLRLTADQLEMRLRNVGISNIKDVKIATIEPNGQLGYELREDAKPLTVGDFKQLMELYMSSFSQTSVPAQDLHNKVSSKPSSDIFEEINHHSKPNPKYLQ, via the coding sequence ATGAATTTTATTTGGCAATCTGTAATCTTGATTTTATCGGGAATATTATTACTAAGAATAGCGGGGAGGAAATCGATTGCTCAAATGACGCTCGCTCAAACGGTCGTTATGATTTCCTTAGGTACCATCATTGTACAACCTATTGTTGAGAAAAGTATGCTAAAAGCCATTGGCGGGGCAGCAATTTTTGTTCTTGCTATTTTAGTTTTAGAGTACTTACAATTAAAGTTTAATGGATTTGAAAAATTTCTGACAGGTAAATCTAAAATCGTTATAAATAATGGTCAATTAGATACTAAGCAGCTTAAAAAATTACGTTTAACCGCCGATCAATTAGAAATGAGATTACGAAATGTAGGTATATCAAACATAAAAGATGTTAAAATCGCCACAATCGAACCAAATGGACAGTTAGGATACGAACTTCGAGAAGATGCAAAACCTTTGACTGTAGGGGACTTTAAACAGTTGATGGAATTATATATGTCATCTTTTTCTCAAACCAGCGTGCCTGCGCAAGATTTACATAACAAAGTGTCGTCTAAACCTTCTTCAGATATATTTGAAGAAATTAATCACCATTCTAAACCGAATCCTAAATACCTTCAGTGA
- a CDS encoding SDR family NAD(P)-dependent oxidoreductase — MNDFKNKVFIITGGGTGVGKATALKLADKGAKLVINYSNSEKEAKKAVEEILEKGSMAFAFKANVANENEVNEMIHQTIAQFGRLDGLVNNASITAQIPMHDLESATDDVWDSLYDINVKGMFHCVKAAVPHMKKQKSGAIVNVGSVAGTTGIGSSIPYAATKAAIHTMTKSLAIALAPHIRVNCISPGAVDTRWWSGNEDKMYQLAGNLPLQRISSPEDIADAILFQLKQESVTGQVFTIDNGQTL, encoded by the coding sequence ATGAACGATTTTAAAAACAAAGTATTTATTATCACAGGCGGAGGCACTGGTGTAGGCAAAGCAACGGCTTTAAAGCTAGCCGATAAAGGCGCAAAACTTGTGATAAACTACAGCAACTCAGAAAAGGAAGCTAAAAAAGCTGTGGAAGAAATTTTAGAAAAAGGAAGTATGGCTTTTGCTTTTAAAGCGAATGTAGCCAACGAGAATGAAGTGAATGAAATGATTCATCAAACGATTGCACAATTCGGACGGTTAGATGGATTAGTGAATAACGCTAGTATTACTGCTCAAATCCCGATGCATGACTTAGAGTCTGCAACGGATGACGTATGGGACTCTTTATATGATATAAACGTAAAAGGCATGTTTCACTGTGTAAAAGCAGCCGTTCCACATATGAAAAAACAAAAGTCAGGAGCGATTGTTAATGTAGGAAGTGTTGCCGGCACAACTGGAATTGGCTCGTCTATTCCTTATGCAGCAACAAAAGCAGCGATTCATACGATGACGAAGTCGTTAGCGATTGCACTGGCACCCCATATTCGAGTCAACTGCATCTCTCCTGGTGCAGTCGACACAAGGTGGTGGTCTGGCAACGAAGATAAAATGTATCAGCTTGCAGGAAATCTGCCTCTTCAGCGCATTTCTTCTCCTGAAGATATCGCAGATGCTATTCTTTTTCAGTTAAAACAAGAGTCCGTGACGGGCCAAGTGTTTACGATTGATAACGGACAAACTCTTTAA
- a CDS encoding SulP family inorganic anion transporter encodes MFNKLKVEWFGNVKGDILSGIVVALALIPEAIAFSIIAGVDPMVGLHASFCIAVVMAFVGGRPAMISAATGAMALLMVTLVKEHGMEYLWATTILTGVIQLLFGIFKIARFMKFIPRSVMVGFVNALAILIFMAQVPHFVGISTMTYVFVALTLVIIYVLPRFTKAVPSPLVAIVVMTIVAIFGGFNLRTVGDLGEITKSLPVFSIPNVPWNMETLSIIFPTALGLSIVGLTESLLTASIVDDMTDTSSNKNQESRGQGIANMVVGFFGGMAGCAMIGQTVINVKSGGRGRLSTFVAGIFLMFLILVLGDWVVKIPMAALAGVMIMVSIGTFDWSSLRTLTKVPLTDTVVMLVTVITVVATHDLSKGVIAGVILSAVFFAAKISKLDVSAKKSENRTVYKVKGQLFFASVEDFVHSFTFTEKQDQILIDFSEAHIWDDSAVAAIDKIVLKLKEQTSAEVKLTGLNDVSEELLQRLATYNKPNARASVH; translated from the coding sequence ATGTTCAATAAATTAAAAGTGGAGTGGTTTGGCAACGTGAAAGGAGATATTCTTTCAGGTATTGTCGTAGCGCTTGCGCTCATCCCTGAAGCTATTGCTTTTTCCATTATTGCCGGAGTAGATCCGATGGTGGGCTTACACGCATCTTTTTGTATCGCCGTTGTGATGGCCTTTGTAGGAGGGCGTCCTGCGATGATTTCTGCAGCTACCGGCGCGATGGCCCTGCTGATGGTGACACTCGTAAAAGAGCATGGAATGGAGTATTTATGGGCAACGACTATTTTAACGGGTGTGATTCAACTTCTGTTTGGCATCTTTAAAATTGCTCGCTTTATGAAATTCATTCCTCGATCCGTGATGGTAGGATTTGTGAATGCATTAGCGATTTTAATTTTTATGGCACAAGTTCCGCATTTTGTAGGAATCTCAACGATGACGTATGTGTTTGTGGCGTTAACTCTTGTTATTATTTACGTTTTACCGCGCTTTACAAAAGCAGTGCCTTCGCCATTAGTAGCGATTGTCGTCATGACAATTGTAGCTATTTTTGGAGGATTTAATTTGCGTACAGTAGGAGACTTAGGAGAAATTACAAAATCACTGCCGGTGTTTTCTATTCCTAACGTTCCTTGGAATATGGAAACACTGTCTATCATTTTTCCAACAGCGCTAGGATTATCTATTGTCGGATTAACAGAATCGCTGCTAACGGCATCGATTGTGGATGATATGACAGATACGTCTAGTAATAAAAACCAAGAAAGCAGAGGGCAAGGAATTGCGAACATGGTCGTTGGTTTCTTTGGCGGCATGGCTGGCTGTGCGATGATCGGTCAAACCGTTATTAATGTAAAATCAGGCGGACGCGGTCGTTTATCAACGTTTGTAGCGGGGATATTTCTTATGTTTCTCATTTTGGTGCTAGGGGACTGGGTTGTCAAAATTCCAATGGCTGCACTAGCAGGCGTCATGATTATGGTATCGATCGGAACATTTGACTGGTCTTCACTTCGTACGCTCACGAAAGTCCCTTTAACAGATACCGTCGTGATGCTTGTGACGGTAATTACGGTTGTAGCAACACATGATTTATCAAAAGGAGTTATTGCGGGTGTTATTTTAAGCGCAGTTTTCTTTGCTGCAAAAATTTCAAAGCTCGACGTATCAGCAAAGAAATCGGAAAATCGAACGGTCTATAAAGTAAAAGGTCAGCTGTTCTTTGCCTCCGTAGAAGACTTTGTTCATTCTTTTACGTTTACAGAAAAACAAGATCAAATTTTGATTGATTTTTCAGAAGCGCATATTTGGGATGACTCAGCCGTAGCGGCTATCGATAAAATTGTACTGAAGCTAAAAGAACAAACGTCTGCTGAGGTGAAGCTGACAGGTTTAAATGATGTAAGTGAAGAATTACTTCAAAGATTAGCGACTTACAACAAGCCAAATGCAAGAGCATCAGTTCATTAA